The region TCATCGGATTAGGAGTGGTCTCGGTCGTTCGCCCCGGTGTCGGTATGAACGTCGATCCTGGCACCTTGGACACCAAGGTGCTCTCAAGCTACGTCTCCGCCGCTCCCCCGCAATCCATCAGCGAATTTCTCCTGCACATCATTCCCGATAGCGCTGTAGATTCGCTCGCAAAGAATGAGGTACTTCCTATCCTCTTCTTCGCCATCCTCTTTGGCATCGCACTGGCACGCATGGGTGACGAGGCCATGCCTCTGGTCAAGATTCTTGATCTCCTCGCGAAGGCAATGTTCCGCATCGTAGGCATCATCATGCGCTTTGCCCCGATCGCCGCCCTGGGAGCCATGGCGTTTACGGTCAGCAGATATGGCTTCGCCTCTATCTTGTCTCTCGGCAAGCTCATGCTGACGATGTACACCACCTGCTTCCTTTTTATTGCGATCATCCTCGGACTCATCGCCAGGTCTTCGGGCTTCAGCCTCTGGCGCTTCCTACGCTACCTCAAGGACGAGATCGTTACCGTCGTCGGAACCAGCTCCTCTGAATCCGTCCTGCCGCAACTAATGCTCAAGCTCGAAACCATCGGCTGCGCCCGCTCTACCGTAGGTCTGGTGGTCCCTGCCGGAATCGTCTTCAATCCCGATGGACAATGCATCTACTACACGATGGCTGCCATCTTCATCGCCCAGGCAACCAACACGCA is a window of Edaphobacter sp. 12200R-103 DNA encoding:
- the dctA gene encoding C4-dicarboxylate transporter DctA, with the protein product MRLLSRSLYLQVLLAVVIGILIGLFVPSVGLQLQPLATGFVKLIKMVFAPVILLTVILGIARMENLADLGRVGIKSLIYFEAVSTFALLIGLGVVSVVRPGVGMNVDPGTLDTKVLSSYVSAAPPQSISEFLLHIIPDSAVDSLAKNEVLPILFFAILFGIALARMGDEAMPLVKILDLLAKAMFRIVGIIMRFAPIAALGAMAFTVSRYGFASILSLGKLMLTMYTTCFLFIAIILGLIARSSGFSLWRFLRYLKDEIVTVVGTSSSESVLPQLMLKLETIGCARSTVGLVVPAGIVFNPDGQCIYYTMAAIFIAQATNTHLTITDMLVLFGVLMVASKGSAGVTGSGFITLAATLTSLGKIPVAGMVLILGIDRFMSEARALTNTIGTAVGTMAVARWSGTLDLYRVNQVLDPETPLAVFDE